One stretch of Flavobacterium sp. 9 DNA includes these proteins:
- a CDS encoding cytochrome c oxidase subunit 3 → MEMTMTKGEEQVRSAKSAKLILLFAMVSMTMMFAGLTSAFVVSKSRADWLKNFELPTAFFYSTAVIIGCSVTFYLAKKAIQKDNRSATTALLLGTLALGILFVVLQFVGFGQIVKSGYYFTGEGSSITTTFLYVVTVTHLLHLAGGLISLLIIIYNHFKQKYNSTQTLGIELGAMYWHFLDLLWVYLFLFLYFFK, encoded by the coding sequence ATGGAAATGACAATGACAAAAGGCGAGGAACAAGTAAGGAGCGCAAAATCGGCAAAACTGATTTTGTTATTCGCAATGGTAAGTATGACAATGATGTTTGCCGGACTTACAAGTGCATTTGTAGTAAGTAAATCAAGGGCTGACTGGTTGAAGAATTTTGAATTACCAACAGCGTTTTTTTACAGCACAGCTGTAATTATAGGATGTAGTGTTACTTTTTATCTGGCTAAAAAAGCAATTCAAAAAGACAATAGAAGTGCAACTACAGCATTACTTTTAGGAACATTGGCTTTAGGGATTTTATTCGTGGTTTTGCAATTTGTAGGTTTTGGACAAATCGTAAAAAGCGGGTATTATTTTACAGGAGAAGGTAGTTCAATTACTACAACTTTTCTTTATGTAGTAACCGTAACACACTTATTACACTTGGCTGGAGGGCTAATTTCACTTTTAATTATAATTTATAATCATTTTAAACAAAAATACAATTCGACTCAAACTCTTGGTATAGAACTAGGTGCGATGTATTGGCACTTTTTGGATTTATTATGGGTATATTTATTTTTATTTTTATATTTCTTTAAATAA